Proteins from a single region of Weeksella virosa DSM 16922:
- the galE gene encoding UDP-glucose 4-epimerase GalE: MNKILVTGGLGYIGSHTVVQLLEVGYEVVVIDDLSNAEETMKQRIESITNKTFDFYNFDLKDQEQVHTFFANNKIDGIIHFAAHKAVGESVKFPLKYYRNNLVGLLNILEAMETFQLDSFIFSSSCTVYGQADKMPIDENTPTQRTESPYGNTKKIGEEILEDFVAINDKSVIALRYFNPVGAHPSAKIGELPQGIPNNLVPYVTQTAAGIRPFLSVWGNDYPTRDGTPIRDYIDVNDLADAHVKAIRRLLEKKNKKNYEIFNLGTGRGSTVLEVVSAFEKATGITIPYQIKDRRAGDIIEAYADNHLAKKELDWEPTISLETSLFNAWKWEENLKSN; the protein is encoded by the coding sequence ATGAATAAAATTTTAGTAACCGGTGGACTCGGCTACATAGGTTCGCATACCGTGGTACAGCTCTTAGAGGTAGGTTATGAAGTTGTGGTTATAGATGACTTATCGAATGCAGAAGAAACAATGAAACAACGCATAGAAAGCATCACCAATAAAACGTTCGATTTTTATAATTTCGATTTGAAAGATCAAGAACAAGTACACACTTTTTTCGCAAATAATAAAATTGACGGAATCATTCATTTCGCAGCACACAAAGCGGTAGGTGAATCGGTAAAATTTCCATTGAAATATTATCGAAATAATTTGGTAGGTCTGTTGAATATTCTAGAAGCAATGGAGACTTTTCAGCTCGATTCGTTTATCTTTAGTTCGTCTTGTACCGTTTACGGACAAGCTGATAAAATGCCGATTGATGAGAATACACCAACTCAACGTACAGAATCTCCTTATGGTAATACCAAAAAAATAGGAGAAGAAATACTAGAAGATTTTGTAGCTATTAATGATAAATCCGTTATTGCTTTGCGTTACTTCAACCCTGTAGGAGCACATCCTTCTGCTAAAATTGGCGAATTGCCACAAGGCATACCCAATAACTTGGTCCCTTATGTAACCCAGACAGCTGCAGGAATTCGTCCTTTTTTATCGGTTTGGGGCAATGATTATCCTACCCGAGACGGAACACCTATCCGAGATTATATCGATGTGAACGATTTGGCCGATGCTCATGTAAAAGCAATCCGTCGATTATTAGAAAAGAAGAATAAAAAGAATTATGAAATCTTTAATCTTGGTACAGGACGTGGGTCTACAGTTCTAGAAGTTGTTTCAGCTTTCGAAAAAGCTACTGGTATCACTATTCCATATCAAATAAAAGATCGTCGAGCAGGCGATATAATTGAGGCATATGCCGATAATCATTTGGCAAAAAAAGAACTCGACTGGGAACCTACAATTTCTCTCGAAACATCCTTGTTTAATGCATGGAAATGGGAAGAAAATCTGAAGAGTAACTAA